One window of the Rhipicephalus sanguineus isolate Rsan-2018 chromosome 2, BIME_Rsan_1.4, whole genome shotgun sequence genome contains the following:
- the LOC125757155 gene encoding mitochondrial import inner membrane translocase subunit TIM16-like, with amino-acid sequence MAKYLAQVIVVGAQVVARAFARALQQEYAASQAAAKQASAGRGDTTQRAAASVKLGMSVQEAMQILNIDKIDPELVEKNYKHLFEVNDKSKGGSFYIQSKVYRAKERLDEEMKHQQEQERKKKQRQQAENT; translated from the exons ATG GCGAAATATTTGGCGCAAGTCATTGTTGTCGGAGCCCAGGTCGTTGCAAGAGCGTTTGCTCGTGCCTTGCAGCAGGAGTACGCCG CGAGCCAAGCTGCAGCGAAACAAGCTAGCGCTGGGAGAGGCGACACTACGCAGAGGGCGGCCGCTAGTGTCAAGCTGGGCATGAGTGTGCAG GAGGCAATGCAGATTTTGAACATTGACAAAATTGATCCCGAGCTGGTGGAAAAGAACTACAAGCACTTATTTGAAGTGAATGACAAGTCGAAAGGTGGCTCATTTTACATTCAATCaaaa GTGTACAGAGCAAAAGAACGCCTTGATGAAGAGATGAAGCATCAGCAGgaacaagaaaggaaaaagaagcagCGACAACAAGCTGAAAACACATGA